In a genomic window of Bradyrhizobium ontarionense:
- a CDS encoding PatA/PatG family cyanobactin maturation protease codes for MHNAEAYAHLGQGDDRICIAVLDGPVDMTHPCFAGAQVTVVNALLPPGEACGPALAHGTHVASIIFGQPGSDVEGVAPRCRGLFIPVFASDRRNDHLGCSQLDLARAILLAAENGAHVINISGGELTRSGEPAPVLAQAIETCARRNILIVAAAGNDGCDCLHVPAAARSVLAVGAMDPAGAPLSSSNWGEAYRTQGILAPGADVLGAVPGGGTTRKSGTSFAAPFVSGLVGLLASRQVAHGESPNPQAIRAAVLQNATPCVPTDSTDCRRSLAGVLDIDAAIRAITEGDDAMTEDAMEFGEATQSSLQETFVPVQVEPSMQRAGGGVHMSEDAPSSAAADVLAPSAVAARGVMPARSTPRGGGVVPSCGGGKCSCGGGGGGCGCGGGQQAPALVFALGQLDYEFASEARRDTFIQHMPAGANQPELHANMIAYLRSNDFQFEAASLTWLLKLDQTPIYAIQPAGPFANQIYEFLVSTLADQLPKQNDPDAVVELVSVPGIIAGSMRLRSGQVVPVVVPRALGMFAWSSKALVERVMGPRPDEAAARSAFDAQTQAIRTFIFRVYYDLRNLGLTGEDRALNFSATNLVQSLEAHKRVTSEYELDTICVERSPICRVDSECYDVKLCFFNPKNVLESDQVIKLTVDVTDSMPVSIGPARGWAQRDCRPR; via the coding sequence GTGCACAACGCCGAAGCATACGCACATCTCGGCCAGGGTGATGACCGCATCTGCATTGCGGTGCTCGACGGGCCGGTCGACATGACGCATCCCTGTTTTGCGGGTGCGCAGGTCACGGTCGTGAATGCCCTGCTGCCGCCGGGCGAGGCGTGCGGGCCGGCGCTGGCGCATGGCACGCACGTCGCCAGCATCATCTTCGGCCAGCCGGGCTCGGACGTCGAAGGCGTCGCGCCGCGCTGCCGCGGTCTCTTCATCCCCGTCTTCGCATCCGATCGGCGAAACGATCATCTCGGCTGCTCTCAGCTCGATCTCGCCCGGGCGATTCTGCTGGCCGCCGAAAATGGTGCGCACGTGATCAACATCAGCGGCGGAGAACTGACGCGGTCGGGTGAGCCTGCGCCGGTATTGGCCCAGGCGATCGAGACCTGCGCCAGGCGCAACATCCTGATCGTGGCAGCCGCCGGCAATGATGGCTGCGATTGCCTGCATGTTCCTGCCGCGGCCCGCTCGGTGCTCGCGGTCGGCGCAATGGACCCGGCAGGCGCACCGCTTTCATCAAGCAACTGGGGTGAAGCCTACCGCACCCAGGGAATTCTCGCACCCGGCGCCGATGTGCTGGGGGCGGTGCCCGGTGGCGGCACCACGCGCAAGAGCGGCACCAGCTTCGCTGCGCCTTTTGTCTCCGGACTGGTCGGCCTGCTCGCGAGCCGGCAGGTCGCGCACGGCGAAAGCCCGAACCCGCAGGCGATCCGTGCCGCCGTCCTGCAGAACGCAACGCCATGCGTGCCAACGGACTCCACCGACTGCCGCAGATCACTGGCCGGAGTCCTCGATATCGATGCGGCCATCAGGGCCATCACAGAGGGAGACGACGCGATGACGGAAGATGCAATGGAATTCGGCGAGGCGACGCAGTCCTCGCTGCAGGAGACCTTCGTGCCGGTGCAAGTGGAGCCGAGCATGCAGCGGGCCGGCGGTGGCGTGCATATGTCGGAAGACGCACCGTCATCTGCCGCTGCTGACGTGCTCGCACCATCGGCGGTCGCGGCCCGTGGTGTGATGCCGGCGCGGTCGACGCCGCGGGGCGGCGGAGTTGTACCCTCATGCGGCGGCGGCAAGTGCAGCTGCGGTGGCGGTGGTGGGGGCTGCGGTTGCGGCGGCGGCCAGCAGGCACCCGCGCTCGTGTTTGCGCTCGGCCAGCTCGACTATGAGTTCGCCAGCGAAGCCCGGCGCGACACCTTCATCCAGCATATGCCGGCGGGTGCCAACCAGCCCGAGCTTCATGCCAACATGATCGCCTATCTCCGCTCGAACGACTTCCAGTTCGAAGCGGCGTCGCTGACCTGGCTCTTGAAGCTGGACCAGACGCCGATCTACGCGATCCAGCCGGCGGGCCCGTTTGCGAACCAGATCTACGAGTTCCTGGTCAGCACGCTGGCGGATCAGCTGCCGAAGCAGAACGATCCGGATGCCGTGGTCGAATTGGTCTCGGTGCCCGGGATCATCGCCGGCAGCATGCGGCTTCGTTCGGGGCAGGTCGTTCCGGTGGTCGTCCCGCGCGCGCTCGGCATGTTCGCCTGGTCGTCGAAGGCCCTGGTCGAGCGGGTGATGGGGCCGCGTCCGGACGAGGCCGCGGCACGGAGCGCGTTCGACGCGCAGACGCAGGCGATCAGGACCTTCATCTTCCGCGTCTACTACGACCTGCGCAATCTCGGCCTCACCGGCGAGGACCGCGCCCTCAATTTCTCGGCGACCAACCTGGTGCAGTCGCTCGAGGCGCACAAGCGGGTCACCTCGGAATACGAGCTCGACACGATCTGCGTCGAGCGAAGCCCGATCTGCCGCGTCGATTCCGAATGCTACGACGTGAAGCTGTGCTTCTTCAATCCGAAGAACGTCCTGGAGTCGGACCAGGTGATCAAGCTGACCGTCGACGTCACCGACAGCATGCCGGTGAGCATCGGCCCGGCCCGCGGCTGGGCCCAGCGCGACTGCCGCCCGCGCTGA